The genomic DNA AACATGGTAAACACTTATAAAGCATTCCTCTAAATGAGGCATCCTGTATAGACAATGGCAATAGTCCACAACAAGGAGCTGGACTAAGCAGACTATTTGGAATAAGGGACTGGTGATGATCCAATCCTGGGTTCCTAAAATATAACTTAGCAAAAACACCCAACATAATTCAAATACGGTTTAAAGTTCCAGTCCCTGTCTGCCAGTAAAATCATCAAAAATAACCAAGGCCACCCACTGACCAAAACCGTAGGAATAATCCTCAAGTGTGTATCACACCTATGATaaccatgatttttttattactattttcatattttttaaatataaaggaaaggtagaaacaattaaaatgaaaatgagaaaggaAGTCTGAggttatttttatgttttttaagtatcaaagagaggtgaaaacaattgaaatgaaaataagaaagaaaatctaaGGTTGAATAGATGATTCATGGAAAACAAAGAGACCACTGAAACTAAATTTAGGTCTGAGTCGTGTGACTGACCAAAATCTTCTGGTATCATGAAGATGAAAGGAGATTTATTGAACGATGAATTGGTGTGTACAAGTAATCCTAAGAAGAGTTTACATAGATGTCTTGGAATGTAAACATAgtaactaaaatattttcaagtctAATTAAATAATATGGGGATTATGGTAAGATAGGTAGGTGATAATTTGGCATAGCATACACATTAAAACCAAGTGCCAAATAATAATCTCCTATGAACATCATAGGGCTAACACATAAACAAAGTATATGCTAATAAGCTAAGAGATTAGTAAATTCaatgttgttttattaaagaatcttaaaaaaaaaaaaaaaaaacagaaacaaaatttaatgGGTCCTTAAGCTAACAagaacaaatatattaaaaaaaatggtacatCAAGTTAACTATAGAAACAAATCTATAGGACCAGAAATGCAAGTACCATTACAAATGCTGAAGCCACCAGTGAGGGCTgccaaagagaagaagaagaagaagattctATCTGAACGATGAAATTGCAGCTCCCTTGGGAGATATTTTGTGTGGTCACCTTAGCCAGACCTTGAAAGTAACAGCTCAAGTCGTCCTGGTTTTTCACCTGGAAGTACATATTAAATGCATATGAAGCATTTCCTTGAGCATCCAAGCCGTTACAAGAAGACCCATATCCAAGTGCTGTGCAATCTGAGAATGTGCAAGCATAATTAATGTTATCTCCAAGTTTGCTTAGATCACCAGCATTTGGATTGAACATACACCATTTCTGAGGAAGATATGTAACATCCTTTGCAGCCACAAGAAGCTTATTTTGACCCTGACCTGAAATATCTAATGCATATTTGGGCTGCCCATCATACTTAAAGATACCCCAATGGCGCTCAAAATTCCCAGGAGCAATGCTCTTGGCATCCTCATCAATAAGTCCAAACAAGTAAACTTCAATATAACCTGGCCGAAGTGGGGTACCTATATTCCCTGCAAGTCTTGGTAACAGCCCATTATAAAATCTATAAGCATTATTTGAATTGGCATTCTTATCCCCATCTGTGGGCCAGCCCACCTCCCCTACCAAAATGGTCATGTCCCCTAAACCCACCGCTTTCAGAGCTGAAACCAAGGTATCAAAGTTGGCATCAAAAACATTGGTATATGAAATGCCATTATCGACAATGGGATTGCTTACTCCATCAAAGAATGCATAGTCAAAAGGGAAGTTGTCGTTCCCATATAGACTAAGGAAAGGGTAAATATTTACAGTGAAAGGTGCATTGTTCTTGTTCAAGAACTGAACAATCTGGGTCATGAGTTCACTGATATCAGTTCTGAACCTTCCAGCAGACGGTACGGGATTACTTTCTGGAGAGTTATAAACATCTGCATTTAAGGGCACAGTGGCTTTTATGGAGTCTCCAACCCCAGCTTCATTGAGGGCATTTTGGATGTTCTGCAGTGCAGGGAGAGTGATATTCAAGAATGACCCATTGTAGGATGAGAGG from Vitis riparia cultivar Riparia Gloire de Montpellier isolate 1030 chromosome 8, EGFV_Vit.rip_1.0, whole genome shotgun sequence includes the following:
- the LOC117920810 gene encoding glucan endo-1,3-beta-glucosidase 8-like, whose amino-acid sequence is MVRRLWFFSWVLLVGLFCCASVEGLGVNWGTMASHKLPPKVVVQMLKDNGIQKVKLFDADSVTMSALAGSGIEVMVAIPNDQLAVMNDYDRAKAWVRRNVTRYNFNGGVTIKYVGVGNEPFLSSYNGSFLNITLPALQNIQNALNEAGVGDSIKATVPLNADVYNSPESNPVPSAGRFRTDISELMTQIVQFLNKNNAPFTVNIYPFLSLYGNDNFPFDYAFFDGVSNPIVDNGISYTNVFDANFDTLVSALKAVGLGDMTILVGEVGWPTDGDKNANSNNAYRFYNGLLPRLAGNIGTPLRPGYIEVYLFGLIDEDAKSIAPGNFERHWGIFKYDGQPKYALDISGQGQNKLLVAAKDVTYLPQKWCMFNPNAGDLSKLGDNINYACTFSDCTALGYGSSCNGLDAQGNASYAFNMYFQVKNQDDLSCYFQGLAKVTTQNISQGSCNFIVQIESSSSSSLWQPSLVASAFVMVLAFLVL